From a single Nostoc sp. MS1 genomic region:
- the bchE gene encoding magnesium-protoporphyrin IX monomethyl ester anaerobic oxidative cyclase, whose translation MRIMMIQPNYHSGGAEIAGNWPPSWVPYVGGALKTAGFTNIRFIDAMTDDIPDDVLAKMIAQHQPDVVLATAITPMIYQSQKTLKIVKEVCPQAITIMGGVHPTYMYTEVLNEAPWVDYIIRGEGEEITVNLLKAIANGTDKNERHNILGIAFLESGKVIATPAHPPIADLDTLTPDWSLLDWSKYIYTPLNVRVAVPNYARGCPFSCRFCSQWAFWRKYRSSSPKQFVDQIEILVKEYKVGFFILADEEPTINKPKFIALCNELIERNLGVYWGINTRVTDILRDEEELALYRKAGLVHVSLGTEAAAQLKLNLFRKETTIEQNKRAIQLLRDNGMVAEAQFIMGLENETPETIEETYKMALDWKTDMVNWNMFTPWPFSELFQDLGDRVEVRDYSQYNFVTPIMKPDAMEREDVLKGVLRNYARFYLRKTFEYWFVKDSFKRKYLLGCLKAFVKTTLNKRFYNLNRVKYKGLHTEIELGFDESKILTREQIAQRKQEHPELMADVNFTGNISACGAPNDLEYHETQQE comes from the coding sequence ATGCGGATCATGATGATACAACCCAACTATCATTCTGGTGGTGCGGAAATTGCTGGAAATTGGCCGCCGAGTTGGGTTCCTTATGTGGGTGGGGCGTTAAAAACAGCAGGCTTTACCAACATCCGTTTTATTGATGCGATGACGGATGATATTCCCGATGATGTGTTAGCTAAAATGATCGCCCAACATCAGCCAGATGTAGTTTTGGCAACGGCGATTACACCGATGATTTATCAATCCCAAAAAACCCTAAAAATTGTCAAAGAAGTTTGTCCCCAAGCAATCACAATTATGGGCGGGGTTCACCCTACCTATATGTATACAGAAGTTCTCAATGAAGCGCCTTGGGTAGATTATATTATTCGCGGGGAAGGGGAGGAAATTACAGTCAATTTGCTCAAGGCGATCGCCAATGGTACAGATAAGAATGAACGCCATAATATTTTAGGTATAGCCTTTCTCGAATCGGGCAAAGTCATCGCCACACCAGCCCATCCCCCCATTGCTGATTTAGATACCCTTACCCCAGATTGGAGTCTTTTAGACTGGAGTAAATATATATATACTCCTCTCAATGTCCGGGTAGCTGTTCCCAACTACGCCAGAGGATGTCCTTTTAGTTGTCGTTTTTGTTCTCAATGGGCGTTTTGGCGGAAGTATCGTTCTAGCAGTCCCAAACAATTCGTTGATCAGATTGAAATCTTAGTCAAAGAATACAAGGTAGGTTTTTTCATTCTGGCTGACGAAGAACCAACCATTAACAAACCTAAATTTATCGCCCTGTGTAACGAGTTAATCGAAAGAAACTTAGGTGTTTATTGGGGAATTAATACCAGGGTGACAGATATATTACGGGATGAGGAAGAATTAGCCCTTTACCGTAAAGCTGGATTAGTTCACGTTTCCTTGGGTACAGAAGCTGCGGCGCAGTTGAAGTTGAACTTGTTCCGTAAAGAAACAACTATCGAACAGAATAAACGGGCAATTCAACTGTTAAGAGACAATGGTATGGTCGCTGAAGCCCAATTTATTATGGGTTTGGAGAACGAAACCCCAGAGACTATCGAAGAAACTTACAAGATGGCTTTGGACTGGAAAACCGACATGGTGAACTGGAATATGTTTACCCCTTGGCCATTTTCGGAATTATTTCAGGATTTAGGCGATCGCGTCGAAGTCAGAGATTATTCTCAATACAATTTCGTCACCCCCATCATGAAACCAGACGCGATGGAACGAGAAGATGTTCTCAAAGGTGTATTAAGAAACTACGCCCGTTTTTATTTGCGTAAAACCTTTGAGTACTGGTTTGTCAAAGATTCTTTCAAACGTAAGTATCTATTGGGCTGCTTGAAAGCATTTGTCAAAACCACCCTCAACAAACGCTTCTACAACCTCAACCGAGTCAAGTATAAAGGTTTACATACAGAGATTGAACTAGGTTTTGATGAATCGAAGATTCTCACCCGCGAACAAATAGCCCAGCGCAAACAAGAACATCCCGAACTTATGGCAGATGTGAATTTCACAGGCAATATTTCAGCTTGTGGCGCACCCAATGACCTGGAATATCACGAAACACAACAAGAATAG